The Streptomyces sp. NBC_01298 genome contains the following window.
GCGGGGAACGGAATACGTGGTTCTCGGTCTCGCCATACGAGCGAGGGAGAAACGGACGGGCGGGGCACGGCCGGGCCGGTGTCACCGGCCCGGCCGGGCTCAGGCGCTGCGGTCGAGCGCGCGCAGGCTGCGGTCCGTGATGGACCGGCCGCCGCGCCCTATGGCGATCGTGCCGGACTGGACGAGCTCCTTGATGCCGAAGGGCTCCAGCATCTTGAGCATCGCGCCCAGCTTGTCGGTGCCGCCGGTGGCCTCGATGGTGACGGCCTCCGGGGAGACGTCGACGGTCTTGGCGCGGAACAGCTGGACGATCTCGACGATCTGCGAGCGCGTCTCGTTGTCGGCGCGGACCTTCACCAGAACGAGTTCGCGCTCGATGGCGTTGGTGTGCTCCAACTCGACGATCTTGAGCACGTTGACCAGCTTGTTGAGCTGCTTGGTCACCTGCTCCAGCGGGAGGTCCTCGACGTTCACGACGATGGTGATCCGCGAGATGTCGGGGTGCTCGGTGACACCGACCGCGAGGGAGTCGATGTTGAACCCGCGTCGGGAGAACAGCGCGGCGATCCGGGCGAGGATGCCGGGCGTGTTCTCGACCAGGACGGAGAGCGTGTGCTTGGACATGTGAGTCGTTCTCTCTCTCGGCTCTCTCGGCTCAGTCGTCTTCGTTGTCGCCGAAGTCGGGGCGGACGCCCCGGGCGGCCATGACCTCGTCGTTCGAGGTGCCGGCGGCGACCATGGGCCACACCATGGCGTCCTCGTGGACGATGAAGTCGACGACGACCGGGCGGTCGTTGATCGCGTTGGCCTCGGCGATGACCTTGTCCAGGTCGGCCGGGTCCTCGCAGCGCAGCGCCACGCAGCCCATGGCCTCGGACAGCTTGACGAAGTCCGGGACGCGGGTGCCCATGCGGGGGGCGGCCGACTCGCCGAGCTGGGAGCCGACGGCCGTGTCGGTACCCGTCTCACCCCCGTGCAGGACGGTGTTCGAGTACCGCTGGTTGTAGAACAGGGTCTGCCACTGGCGGACCATGCCCAGCGCACCGTTGTTGATGATCGCGACCTTGATCGGGATGTTGTTCAGCGCGCAGGTGGCCAGTTCCTGATTGGTCATCTGGAAACAGCCGTCGCCGTCGATCGCCCAGACCGTGCGCTCCGGCATGCCGACCTTGGCGCCCATCGCGGCGGGGACCGCGTAGCCCATGGTTCCGGCGCCGCCGGAGTTCAGCCAGGTGCGGGGCTCCTCGTAGTTGACGAAGTGCGAGGCCCACATCTGGTGCTGGCCGACGCCGGCCGCGTAGATGGTGCCCTTCGGCGCCAGCTGGCCGATCCGCTCGATGACCTGCTGGGGGGAGAGCGTGCCGTCCTCGGGCAGGTCGTAGCCCAGCGGGTACGTGTCGCGCCAGCGGTTGAGGTCCTTCCACCAGGCGGTGTAGTCCCCGGCGTTGCCGTCGGTGACCTCGGCCTGGACGGCCTGGATCAGGTCGGCGATGACCTCGCGGGCGTCACCGACGATCGGGACGTCCACGGCGCGGTTCTTGCCGATCTCGGCCGGGTCGATGTCCGCGTGGATGACCTTGGCGAAGGGGGCGAAGCTGTCCAGCTTGCCGGTGACGCGGTCGTCGAAGCGGGTGCCGAGCGCGATCAGCAGGTCCGACTTCTGGAGCGCGGTCACGGCGGTGACGGCACCGTGCATGCCCGGCATGCCGACGTTCTGCGGGTGGCTGTCCGGGATGGAGCCCAGGGCCATCAGGGTGGTGACGACCGGGACGCCGGTGAGCTCGGCGAGGACCTTCAGCTCGGCGGTCGCGCCGGCCTTCATGACGCCGCCGCCGACGTAGAGGACCGGCCGCTTGGCGGCGGCGATCATCTTGGCCGCCTCGCGGATCTGCTTGGCGTGCGGCTTGGTGACCGGCCGGTAGCCGGGGAGGTCCTGGCTGGGCGGCCACGAGAAGGTGGTCTTCGCCTGCAGGGCGTCCTTGGCGATGTCGACCAGGACCGGGCCGGGGCGGCCGGTGGAGGCGATGTGGAAGGCCTCGGCGATGGTCCGGGCGATGTCCTCGGCCTTGGTCACCAGGAAGTTGTGCTTGGTGATCGGCATGGTGATGCCGACGATGTCCGCTTCCTGGAAGGCGTCGGTGCCGATCGCCTTGGAGGAGACCTGGCCGGTGATCGCGACGAGCGGCACGGAGTCCATGTGCGCGTCGGCGATCGGGGTCACCAGGTTGGTGGCCCCCGGGCCGGAGGTGGCCATGCAGACGCCGACCTTGCCCGTGGCCTGCGCGTAGCCGGTGGCGGCGTGGCCGGCCCCCTGCTCGTGGCGGACCAGGATGTGACGGACCTTCTTGGAGTCCATCAGCGGGTCGTACGCGGGGAGGATGCAGCCGCCCGGAATGCCGAAGACGGTGTCGCACCCCACCTCTTCGAGAGAGCGGATGAGGGACTGCGCACCCGTGACGTGCTCAACTGCGGCGGACTGGTGTCCGCCGGAACGGGCCCGCGGCTGCGGATGGTGGGCCCCGGTGGCCTGCTCGGTCATCGGCATTCTCTTCTCGAAGCTGAGGGTTTTACGAGGAGGGTTTTACGAGATTCGACGTTGCCAGTGCAACAAAAAACCCCTCGTGCCGGGAGGCAAGCGAGGGGAGCGCGTCGGGTGCGTTGAGCGGGGACATGCTGGTCCCAGCTTCAGCCGACGCGCTTTCCAAGTACGAGAATTCGGGTGCGCATGGCATTGACCCTCCCTCCGGCGGGAGGGTGATGTCAAGCGGGTGGGACGGGCGTCTCATTATGTGAGCCTCTGCGGATGACCATCGAGCCCCCTTGCGAACCACCGGCCAACGCGGGTTGGGCCGCGCCGCCCGGTACTGGGAACGTACCGCGCACGAGCGCTCGGCGCAGCCTGTACTCGTCCAGAGGGCCGGAGAAGGCCATTCCCTGCCCGTGGGTACAGCCCATCGCGCGCAGCGCCATGACCTGCTCGGGGAGGTCCACTCCTTCCGCCACCGACTGCATGCCGAGGTCGTTTGCGATCCGCAACAGACCGGCGGTGATCTTGTGCAGCCGGGGTGACTCCACGACCCCCTCGACCAGGCCCCGGTCGAGCTTGAGCATGTCCACGGGGAGCCTGCGCAGGGCGCTGATGGCCGCGTAGCCGCTGCCGAAGCCGTCGAGGGCGATCAGGACCCCGAGCCGGTGCAGGGCCGCCAGGCGGCGCTCCAGGTCGTCGAAGGGCACCCTGGGGTCGGAGACGGCGAGCTCCAGGACGAGCCCGCCCGACGGCAGCCCGTTGCGGGTCAGCAGGGCCTCCACGGAGCCCAGCGGCATCGACCGGTCCAGCAGCCGCTGCGCGGTCATCCGTACGGCCACGGGGACGTCGTGCCCGGCCCGGTGCCGGTCGGCGGCCTGCCCGACGGCCTCCTCCAGCAGCCAGCGCCCCAGCTCGGCGGTGCGCGAGGCGTCCGGGACGGTGGAGTGCCCGCTCTCGCCGGCCCCTCCCCCGCCGGTCCCGCCGGCCCCTCCCGCGCTGTGTTCGGCGACCCGCAGGAACTCGGCGGGGGTGAACAGGATCCCCTGGGCGGAACGCCAGCGGGCCTGCGCCACCACGGCCGAGATCTCCCCCGAGGCCAGGGAGACCACGGGCTGGTGCAGCAGGGTGAACTCTCCGTCGTGCAGCGCGGTGCGCAGCCTGCCCGCCAGCGCCGCCTTGCGGACGACCTCGGCCTGCATCTGGGGCGCGTACATCTCGACCCGGTCCTTGCCGCCCGCCTTCGCCCGGTACATCGCGAGATCCGCGTTGCGCATCAGATCCGAAGGGGTGATGCCGGGGTCCGCGAAGGCCACGCCGATGCTGGCGGCGACCCGGACCTCGCTCCCGGCGATCCGGTAGGGCTGGGAGAGGGTGGTGCGCAGCCGGTCGGCGATCTCGTGGACCTGGTACTCGCGGGCGGTGCGGTCGCGGCTGCCGTCGCCCAGGATCAGCGCGGCGAACTCGTCGCCGCCGAGGCGGGCCGCGGTGTCCCCGGCCCGGACCGAGTCCTGGAGCCGGCGGGCGGCCTCGATGAGCAGTTCGTCGCCCGCCTGGTGGCCGATGGTGTCGTTGACCGCCTTGAACCCGTCGAGGTCGATGAAGAGCACGGCGGTGCTGTGGTCCCCGGCCCTGCGTCCGGTGAGGGCCTGGCGGACCCGGCGGGTGAACAGGGCCCGGTTGGGGAGGTCAGTGAGCGGGTCGTGCTCGGCGCTGTGCTGGAGCTGCGCCTGGAGCCGCACCCGCTCGGTGACGTCGCGGCTGTTGAGGATGAGACCGCCCTGGTGGCGGTTGACGGTGGACTCCACATTGAGCCACTCGCCGTCACCCGATCTGAACCGGCACTCGATGCGGGTGGTCGGCTCCTCGGCGGGCGGCGCGGCCAGGAAGCGGCGCACCTCGTGGACGACGCGGCCCAGGTCCTCCGGGTGGATCAGGGTGGCCAGCTCGGTGCCGACCAGCTCCTCCGCCTCGCGGCCGTAGACCCCGGCGGCGGCGGGGCTGACGTAGCGCAGGGTGCCGGTGGGCGCGGCGATCATGATGACGTCGCTGGAGCCCTGGACCAGGGAGCGGAAGTGGTTCTCCTTCTGGGCCAGTTCCTGGGTCAGCGCGATGTTGTCGAGCAGCATGATGCCCTGGCGGATGACCAGGGCGAGCACGACCGTACAGCCCGTGAAGACGACGACCCGGTCGACCTTCCGGCCGTCCACGACGTTGTAGAGGATCCCGAGGGTGCAGACGGCCGCCGCGAGGTACGGGGTGAGGGCGGGCAGGGAGCCGGTGATGGGGCGGCTGTGCGGCCGCTCTGCGCGCGCGTGCCCGTGGGCGGCGGGATCGGGGCTCGGGTGCAGGCGGCGGGCGCCCCAGGGGGCGTACGCGAGGAGGAGCGAGCCGGCGAACCAGCCGGCGTCCAGGAGCTGCCCGGACTGGTATTCGGCGCTGAGCAGCGGCGAGGTGAACAGCGCGTCGCTCAGCACGGTCAGAGCGAGGGCCGCGATGGCGGTGTTCACGGCCGAGCGATTGGTCTCGGAGCGGCGGAAGTGCAGCACCAGCACCATCGAGACGAGCGCGATGTCCAGGAGCGGGTAGGCCAGCGAGAGGGCCGCGCGCGGGACGCTGCCGGGGGCGCCGGACTGGGCGGTGCGCGCGGCGTGCGCGAGGGCCAGGCTCCAGGAGAGGGTGAGCAGCGATCCGCCGATGAGCCAGGAGTCGAGGCCCAGGCAGACCCAGCCGGCCCTGGTGACCGGGCGCTTCGCGAGGACGAGCAGGCCCACGATGGCGGGCGGCGCGAAGCAGAGGAAGGCGAAGTCGGCGAGCGAGGGCTTCGGCACGGCCTCACCGAGGACCACCTCGTACCAGCCCCAGACGGCGTTGCCGCAGCAGCCCATGAGCGAGGAGAACGCGAACAGCAGCCAGGCCGGGCGCTCCCGGCTGTCGATGGCCCGGGCGTAGGTGAAACAGGAGACGGCGGCGAGCAGGCCGGCGGCGCTGAGTCCGAAGTCGCCCATGATCTCGGCGAGTTCCTCGGAGCCCCAGCCGAGGGCGGCGCCCACGCCGTATCCGCTGCTGACCACCGCGAGGAGGATCTGCATCGCCAGGGCCTTCGAGCCGCTGCCGCCGCCTCCGGCGAGGGGCCGGCGGGTCAGCAGCGCCGCCCCCGGCGTGCTCACCGGTCCCCCTCGCTGGCTGGTTCCGGCGCGGTCCAGTCCCGGCACCGTCGCCTCCGGCGGCTTCGCCGCATCGGATCCTTCGTCCATTGGCAGTGCATCGCCCGTCGCCCCCCAAAGTGTCCGATCACTCCCCAGCGCCAGACGTTCGTGGCGCAGCCCCTTGGTCCGGACGATACACCACTTTCGTCACTCAGGGACATAGTTTCTCTACGCTCCGTCACCAACAAGGGAGTTGTACCCACCGAGCACATCCGGACGAACGCGGAGCGTGCGCGTCATACGTCAATCCGTGATCAACACCGTGTTCTCCACGGGCTCTCCGGCGGCGAACCGGCGGAGCTGACGGGCCACCAGACGCTTGGCCCGCGGCTCGAACGCGGAGCTGCTGCCGCCCACATGGGGCGTGATCAGGACACCCGGAGCATGCCAGAGCGGGTGGCCTGAAGGCAGTGGTTCCGGATCGGTGACGTCCAGCGCGGCGCGCAGCCGGCCCGACTCCACCTCAACCAGAAGGGACTTGGTGTCGACGACGGGTCCGCGGGCCACGTTCACGAGCAGCGCGCCGTCCTTCATGCGGCCGAGGAACGCGGCTCCCGCGAGCCCCCTCGTCTCCTCGGTGAGCGGTGTGGAAAGGATCACCACGTCGGCCGCGGGCAGGAGTTGGGGCAGCTCGGCGAGGGCGTGCACCGGCCCGCGCGCTGTGGTGCGCGCCGTCCGCGCCACCCGGACGATCCGCTCGCACTCGAAGGGCGCCAGCCGGTCCTCGATGGCCGCGCCGACCGCTCCGTAGCCGATGATCAGTACGGACTTGTCCGCGAGGGCCTCGTAGAACCCGAAGCGCCATTCCTCGCGGTCCTGGCCGCGCACCATGCCGGGGATCCCGCGCAGGGAGGCCAGGACCAGGGTGAGCGCGAGCTCGGCCGTGCTCGCGTCGTGGACGCCCTTGGCGTTGCACAGCCGTACGCCCGGGGCCAGGTCGCCGAGGCCGCCCAGGACGTGATCGACCCCGGCGGTCAGGGTCTGGACGACCCGCAGCCGGGGCATCGCGGGCAGCGGGCGCAGGGTGACGGCCGGGGACTTCATGTACGGGGTGACGTAGAAGACGCAGGCGGCCGGATCGGCCGGGAAGGCGTCCTCGCCGTCCCAGTGGCGGTAGCGGAAGGAATCGGGCAGGCCCTCGATCTCCTCGGCGGGGAAGGGGAGCCATACGTCGGGGGTCTCGGGAGTCTCGGGAGTCTCTGCGGTCATGATCAGGAGGCTATGCCAGGGGATCCGGATCGAGCCGTTAGTTTGTGTGCCGGGAACGGGAGGCCCACCGAGGCCCGGGCACGACCAGGGGGGACACGCGGTGGAGCGCAGGTCGATCGGGGCGGGGGCGCTGACGGTGGGTGCCATCGGCCTCGGCTGCATGCCGATGAGCGGGGCGTACGCGCCTTCGCGCAGACGGCGCGAGGACTCGCTGCACACCGTGCACACGGCCCTCGACCTGGGGGCGAACCTGCTCGACACCGCCGATCTCTACGGCCCCTACACCAACGAGCTGCTCCTCGGCCGGGTCCTGCGCGAGCGCCGGCCGGACGCCTTCGTGTCCGCGAAGGCGGGGCTGCGGGCCGACGGGGTGCACGTGGTGGCCGACGGGCGCCCGGGATACCTGCGGAGGGCCTGCGACGCCTCGCTGCGGCGGCTGCGCACCGACGTCATAGACCTGTACCAGCTGCACCGGGTGGACCCGGACGTGCCGGTCGAGGAGTCCTGGGGCGCGCTGGCGGAGCTGGTGGGCGCGGGGAAGGTACGGGCGCTGGGCTTCTGCGCGCTGGGGGCGGGCACCGGGCCGGGTGCGGGGACGGGCGGGGACCGGGCGTACGAGGCAACGGTCCGGCACCTGGAGCGGGCGCAGCAGGTGTTCCCGGTGAGCGCGGTACAGGCGGAGCTGTCGGTCTGGTCGCCGCGGGCGGCCTGGCGGCTGCTGCCGTGGTGCGCGGCGCGGGGGGTGGGGTTCCTGGCGGCGATGCCGCTGGGGAGCGGGTTCCTGACCGGGACGCTGGTTCCGGGCGAGGGGTTCGAGTCCGGGGACGTACGGGCCCGGCATCCGCGGTTCACGGCGTACGCGATGGCGGCGAACCAGGTGCTCGTGGCGGGGCTGCGGCGGGTCGCCCGGCGGCACGGGGACGGGGTCACGGCGGCGCAGGTGGCGCTGGCATGGGTGCTGGCCCAGGGGCCGCAGGTGGTTCCCGTGCCCGGGGCCGGGCAGGCGCGCTGGGCGGCGGAGAACGCGCGGGCGGCCGAGGTGCGGCTGACCGCCGAGGACCTGGTGGAGCTCTCGGAGCTGCCGGTGCCGGTCGGGGCCTGAACCACTCGATCGAGTGTACGAGTGACGGAACTTGGGACATGGTCGGCGCTGTTGAGTCGTGTGAGGGCACGATCGGAGGACCGGAGGGGAGCGGGGACATGCGAAACGGACAGGGCCGGGGACGAGTGCAGGGACGAGAGCCGGGACGAGAGCCGGGTCGGGGACCGGGCGGGGGGCCGGGGCTGCCGCCGGGGCCGGGCCAGGGGCTGGACCGGGAGCAGGGCCTGGCGGGCGGGCCGGTGCGGGCCTACGCCGGACCGCGCACGCGGGCCCGTGGGGTACTGGCGGCATTCGCCCTGGCGGGATGCGGGGCACTGCTCGCGGCGGGTTGCTCGCCGCCGGCGGGCACCGGAGTCCGGCCGGGCGATGCGCCGGCGAGCTCGGCGGCGGGTTCCGCGCCACCGGGGGCCTCGGGCTCCCCGTCCGCCTCCGCGTCGGCCTCCGGGCCGCCGGCAAAGGGGCGGGTGACGGTGACCGGCGTGGCCGCGCAGGGCCTGGAGTCCCCCTGGGGGGTGGCTCCGCTGCCCGACGGGAACCTGCTGGTCGCCTCCCGGGACAAGGGCACGATCAGCCGGGTCGACGTGGGCACGGGGGCCGTGACCCCCGTCGGGAAGGTGCCCGGAGTGGCTCCGGGCGGTGAAGGCGGGCTGCTGGGCCTGGCCGTGTCCCCTTCCTTCGCCTCGGACCTCATGGTGTACGCCTACTTCACCACCGAGTCCGACAACCGCATCGCGCGGCTGCGCTATGACGAGCGGAGACCGGCGGGCGACCAGCTGGGCGCGCCCGACACCGTGTTCCGGGGGATCCCCAAGGGGCTCATCCACAACGGCGGGCGGATCGCCTTCGGCCCGGACAAGATGCTCTACGCCGGGACGGGCGAGACCGGGGACAGCGGGCTGGCCCAGGACAAGAAGTCGCTGGGCGGAAAGATCCTGCGGATGACCCCGGACGGGGAGCCGGTGCACGGCAATCCGGAGGCCGACTCCGTCGTCTACTCCTACGGGCACCGCAATGTGCAGGGGCTCGCCTGGGACAAGGACAAGCGGCTGTGGGCGGCCGAGTTCGGCCAGAGCACCTGGGACGAGCTGAATCTGATCGAGCCCGGCGCGAACTACGGCTGGCCGGAGGCCGAGGGCAAGGCCGGCAGACCGGGGATGCGCGATCCGGTGGCGGTGTGGAAGACCGACGAGGCCTCGCCGAGCGGGATCGCCTGGGCACAGGGGTCCATCTGGATGGCCGGGCTGAAGGGGCAGCGGCTCTGGCGGATCCCGCTGGCCGGTACGGAGCCGGTGGCGGCGCCGGAGGCCTTCCTGACGGGCGAGTACGGCCGGCTGCGCACCGTGGTGGCCCTCGGGGGCGACAGATTGCTGCTGGTGACGAGCGAGACGGACGGGCGCGGGTCGCCGGAAACCGGTGACGACAGGATCCTGACACTGACCGTGGGATGACCGGCGGTCGACGGGCCGGGCCCCGACGGGGGAACGAAAGGCACGGTGGACGCGATGTTCAACATGATCGAGGAGCTGTTCAGTCCGGGCCGCAAGCACACGGACGAGGAGAGGAAGCGGCTGGAGCTCTCCCGGATCGACGTGAATGACGGCGACCCGGGAAAGGGTCCGATAGACCTGGACTCCGGCAAGGTGCTCATACGGGCCAAGGAGGACCCGGCGGCTTAGCTGTCCTGCGGGGCCGGGGGCGTGTCCTTCACCGGGTCCCGGCCGGCTGCTGGGTCACGTGGCCGAAGAGCCGTAGCCGGTGGGCCAGCGCGGCGGCTTCGCCGCGGCTCGCCACACCGAGCTTTGCCAGGATGTTCGAGACGTGCACGCTGGCCGTCTTCGGCGAGATGAAGAGCTCCTCGGCGATCTGGCGGTTGGTGTGGCCGGCCGCGACCAGGCGCAGCACGTCCCGTTCGCGGCTGGTCAGGCCCAGCGCCTCGACCGGGTCCGCGCCCGGAGCGAGCAGGGCCCGGGCGGCGGCGTCCACGGGGGTGAGCGGGAGCCGGGCGCGCCGTGCGAGCAGGGCCAGGTCCTCGCGGATCCTGCGGGCACCGAGCTGCTCGGCGGTGGCGTAGGCCTCCTGGAGCAGAGCGGCGGCGGCCTCACGGTCCCCGCCGGCCGCCAGCAGGGCCTCCACGAGCCGGTACTGGGCCCTGGCGAGCAGGTAGGGGCGCTCCAGGGGGCGTACGGCCGCTTCCACGCCCGTCCAGTCCGCGACGGTGTCCCGGGCCTCGGCGCGCAGCAGCTCGGCCCTGAGGTACTCGGAGTGGGCGTTCCACACCGGGACCGGTGTGGCCAGGCGCCGGGCCGCGGTGCGCAGCACCGTCAGCGCCTCCTCCCGGCCCGCCTCGGCGGCCGGCAGGCCGCGGGCCTCGGCTTCGGCCGAGGCGGCGGCGAGCAGCAGCGGCCAGGCATAGCGGTGGATGCCGAGCGGGAAGCCGTGCTCGATGACGGCGGCCACCTCGCTGCGGACGTCGGCGATCCGGCCCTCTGCCGCGGCCACTCCGATCGCGAGGCGGAACAGCGGGATCCGGTGCTGGGGCTGGCCGTCGTGGGATCCGAAGTGGGTGCGGGCGGCGGTGAGCTGGCCGGCGGCCTCGGCGAGTTCGCCGCGGGCCAGGGCCAGGTAGGACAGCCGTACGACGGCGGCGGCGCGCGGGGCGGCGCTGCTGACGAGGGTCAGGGTGCGCCGGGCCTGCGTCGCGGCCTCCTCCCACCGGCCCAGGCTGTACAGGCTCTCCGCCATGTTGCCCCGGATGTAGGCCTCGGAGTCCATCAGATGGGAGTTCTTGACCAGCTCGGCGCCTTCTTCGGCCAGTTCCACGGCTTCGCGGGACCGGCCCAGGCTTTCCAGATGAGAGGTGAGGTTCACGTGCGCGCGTGCCACCAGCATGGCGAGTCCGAGTCCGGCGGCCCGGTTCTTGACCGCGTACATCTCGGCGAGTCCGCGCTCGGCGTCCCCGGCGTCGACGAGCAGGCTGCCGACGGTGATCCGGGCGTTGAGTTCGGTGTCCTCGGCGCCGACCATCCGCGCGTACTCCACGGCGCGTTCGGCGGCGACCAGGTTGTCGGGCCCCGGCTTGTGGAGCATGCCCCAGCTCGCGGCCCGGACCAGGACGTCGGCGTGCACCTGGGACGGGGGCAGCCCGCGGACGAGCTCCTGCGCCCGGGCCAGCTCCTCCCAGCCGTCGCCGCGGGCGAGGCTGGCGATCATCCGGGAGCGTTCGGTCCAGAACCAGGCGGCGCGCAGCGGGTCGTGCCCGTCCTCCAGCAGCCGCAGGGCCGTCTTGGTCAGCTTCAGGGCGCGTTCGCGCTCGCCGCCGAAGCGGGCCGCGACGGTGGCTTCGGCCAGCAGGTCGAGGCGTTGCAGCGGGGTGGTCGCCGGGTCGCAGCCGCAGGGCGGGTAGACCTCGGTGTAGTCCGCCGGGCGCAGTTCGGCGCGCACCTCCTCCGGTACGGCCTCCCACAGTTCCATGGCCCGCTCCAGCAGGCGCAGTTGCTCGGAGTAGGCGTGCCGGCGCCGGGCGGCCACCGAGGCCGCGAGCACGGCGGGCAGCGCCTTGACCGCGTCGTTGGCGTAGTACCAGTAGGTGGCGAGGCGGATGACCCGTTCCTCCGCGCGGATCAGGGAGTCGTCCTGTTCGAGCTCCTCGGCGTAGCGGCGGTTGACGCGGGCCCGCTCGCCGGGCAGCAGGTCGTCGGAGACCGCCTCGCGGACCAGGGAGTGGCGGAAGCGGTAGCCGTCGCCGTCGGAGGTGGCGAGGAGGATGTTGGCGCCGACCGCCGAGCGCAGGGCCTCGATCAGTTCGTCCTCGGTGAGCCGGGTGACGGCGCGCAGCAGGGGGTACTCCACCGTGGAGCCGCCCTCGGCGACGATGCGCACGACGCGCTGCGCGGCGTCCGGGAGGACTTCGACGCGGACCAGGAGCAGGTCGCGCAGGGATTCGGTGAGGCCGGTGACGCAGCCGCTGGCGCGGGAGGCGACGAGTTCCTCGACGAAGAAGGCGTTGCCGTCGGAGCGGGCGAAGACCGACTCGACGAACTCCTCGTCAGGCTGCGAGGCGAGGATCCCGGCGAGCTGGCGGCGGACTTCGGCCCGGTTGAAGCGGGACAGCTCGATGCGCTGGACGGTGCGCAGCCGGTCGAGCTCCGCGAGGAGCGGGCGCAGCGGGTGGCGGCGGTGGACGTCGTCGGCGCGGTAGGTGGCGACCACGACGAGCCGGCCGCTGCCGAGCGCGCGGAAGAGGTAGGAGAGCAGGTGCCGGGTGGAGGTGTCCGCCCAGTGCAGGTCTTCCAGGACGAGGACGACGGTGCGGTCGGCGGCGAGCCGTTCCAGCATCCGGGCCGTCAGCTCGAAGAGCCGGGCGGTGCTCTCCTCGTCGTGGGGGCCGCGCGGGGTCTCGCCCAGTTCGGGGAGGATGCGCGCGAGCTCGTCCTCCTGGCCGACGGCGGCGGCGGCCAGTTCGTCGGGGAGCAGGCGGTGCAGGGTGCGCAGCGCGGTCGAAAACGGGGCGAAGGGAAGTCCCTCCGCCCCGATCTCCACACAGCCTCCGACGGCCACGACCGCGCCGCGGCGGTCGGCCTCGGAGAGGAACTCCTCGGTGAGGCGGGTCTTGCCGACCCCGGCCTCGCCGCCTATGAGCAGCGCCTGCGGCTCTTGGCCGGCTGCGCGCGTCAGGGCGTCGGTGAGTACGGCCAGTTCGTCGGCTCGGCCGACGAACACCGGGCTGACAGATCGGGTCTCCACGCCGCCGAGCATCGCACAGAGGCCCTGCTCATCGGCACTGGATATCGGTGCGCTTCTCATCACGTGCCGGTTCGGACGGTCTCGTGCCGCGGGTTACGCGGCGCGGGTGAACCGGCCGCGCTGCCCTCTCACCGACCCCACCGGTTCCTGGCTCCGGGAGAAGCGGCGGGCCTTCTTCGCTTCCCGGACCAGACGGTAGGCGTCGGCCTCGCGGATGAGGTCGGCG
Protein-coding sequences here:
- a CDS encoding aldo/keto reductase; translation: MERRSIGAGALTVGAIGLGCMPMSGAYAPSRRRREDSLHTVHTALDLGANLLDTADLYGPYTNELLLGRVLRERRPDAFVSAKAGLRADGVHVVADGRPGYLRRACDASLRRLRTDVIDLYQLHRVDPDVPVEESWGALAELVGAGKVRALGFCALGAGTGPGAGTGGDRAYEATVRHLERAQQVFPVSAVQAELSVWSPRAAWRLLPWCAARGVGFLAAMPLGSGFLTGTLVPGEGFESGDVRARHPRFTAYAMAANQVLVAGLRRVARRHGDGVTAAQVALAWVLAQGPQVVPVPGAGQARWAAENARAAEVRLTAEDLVELSELPVPVGA
- a CDS encoding putative bifunctional diguanylate cyclase/phosphodiesterase; protein product: MQILLAVVSSGYGVGAALGWGSEELAEIMGDFGLSAAGLLAAVSCFTYARAIDSRERPAWLLFAFSSLMGCCGNAVWGWYEVVLGEAVPKPSLADFAFLCFAPPAIVGLLVLAKRPVTRAGWVCLGLDSWLIGGSLLTLSWSLALAHAARTAQSGAPGSVPRAALSLAYPLLDIALVSMVLVLHFRRSETNRSAVNTAIAALALTVLSDALFTSPLLSAEYQSGQLLDAGWFAGSLLLAYAPWGARRLHPSPDPAAHGHARAERPHSRPITGSLPALTPYLAAAVCTLGILYNVVDGRKVDRVVVFTGCTVVLALVIRQGIMLLDNIALTQELAQKENHFRSLVQGSSDVIMIAAPTGTLRYVSPAAAGVYGREAEELVGTELATLIHPEDLGRVVHEVRRFLAAPPAEEPTTRIECRFRSGDGEWLNVESTVNRHQGGLILNSRDVTERVRLQAQLQHSAEHDPLTDLPNRALFTRRVRQALTGRRAGDHSTAVLFIDLDGFKAVNDTIGHQAGDELLIEAARRLQDSVRAGDTAARLGGDEFAALILGDGSRDRTAREYQVHEIADRLRTTLSQPYRIAGSEVRVAASIGVAFADPGITPSDLMRNADLAMYRAKAGGKDRVEMYAPQMQAEVVRKAALAGRLRTALHDGEFTLLHQPVVSLASGEISAVVAQARWRSAQGILFTPAEFLRVAEHSAGGAGGTGGGGAGESGHSTVPDASRTAELGRWLLEEAVGQAADRHRAGHDVPVAVRMTAQRLLDRSMPLGSVEALLTRNGLPSGGLVLELAVSDPRVPFDDLERRLAALHRLGVLIALDGFGSGYAAISALRRLPVDMLKLDRGLVEGVVESPRLHKITAGLLRIANDLGMQSVAEGVDLPEQVMALRAMGCTHGQGMAFSGPLDEYRLRRALVRGTFPVPGGAAQPALAGGSQGGSMVIRRGSHNETPVPPA
- the ilvN gene encoding acetolactate synthase small subunit — protein: MSKHTLSVLVENTPGILARIAALFSRRGFNIDSLAVGVTEHPDISRITIVVNVEDLPLEQVTKQLNKLVNVLKIVELEHTNAIERELVLVKVRADNETRSQIVEIVQLFRAKTVDVSPEAVTIEATGGTDKLGAMLKMLEPFGIKELVQSGTIAIGRGGRSITDRSLRALDRSA
- a CDS encoding acetolactate synthase large subunit, with amino-acid sequence MPMTEQATGAHHPQPRARSGGHQSAAVEHVTGAQSLIRSLEEVGCDTVFGIPGGCILPAYDPLMDSKKVRHILVRHEQGAGHAATGYAQATGKVGVCMATSGPGATNLVTPIADAHMDSVPLVAITGQVSSKAIGTDAFQEADIVGITMPITKHNFLVTKAEDIARTIAEAFHIASTGRPGPVLVDIAKDALQAKTTFSWPPSQDLPGYRPVTKPHAKQIREAAKMIAAAKRPVLYVGGGVMKAGATAELKVLAELTGVPVVTTLMALGSIPDSHPQNVGMPGMHGAVTAVTALQKSDLLIALGTRFDDRVTGKLDSFAPFAKVIHADIDPAEIGKNRAVDVPIVGDAREVIADLIQAVQAEVTDGNAGDYTAWWKDLNRWRDTYPLGYDLPEDGTLSPQQVIERIGQLAPKGTIYAAGVGQHQMWASHFVNYEEPRTWLNSGGAGTMGYAVPAAMGAKVGMPERTVWAIDGDGCFQMTNQELATCALNNIPIKVAIINNGALGMVRQWQTLFYNQRYSNTVLHGGETGTDTAVGSQLGESAAPRMGTRVPDFVKLSEAMGCVALRCEDPADLDKVIAEANAINDRPVVVDFIVHEDAMVWPMVAAGTSNDEVMAARGVRPDFGDNEDD
- a CDS encoding 2-hydroxyacid dehydrogenase — its product is MTAETPETPETPDVWLPFPAEEIEGLPDSFRYRHWDGEDAFPADPAACVFYVTPYMKSPAVTLRPLPAMPRLRVVQTLTAGVDHVLGGLGDLAPGVRLCNAKGVHDASTAELALTLVLASLRGIPGMVRGQDREEWRFGFYEALADKSVLIIGYGAVGAAIEDRLAPFECERIVRVARTARTTARGPVHALAELPQLLPAADVVILSTPLTEETRGLAGAAFLGRMKDGALLVNVARGPVVDTKSLLVEVESGRLRAALDVTDPEPLPSGHPLWHAPGVLITPHVGGSSSAFEPRAKRLVARQLRRFAAGEPVENTVLITD